Proteins encoded by one window of Streptomyces uncialis:
- a CDS encoding uracil-xanthine permease family protein, with product MDLGVRWKLHGDGRTPAPGAVVRPDERLSWPRTFGLGAQHVVAMFGASFVAPVLMGLDPNLAIMMSGVATAIFLLATKGRVPSYLGCSLSFVGVAAVIRAQGGTSATVTGAVFVVGVALFLVGVAVQRFGARIIHAAMPPIVTGAVVMLIGFNLAPVTAATYWPQDQWTALLTMLFTGLAVVCLRGFWSRIAIFLGLIFGYAVSWLFDLVFGRIHSNDGSGKVVDHWRLDLSAVGPADWVGLPSFHGPSFEWSAILVALPVVIALVAENAGHVKAVGEMTGDPLDDKLGTAISADGAASMLSTAVGGPPNTTYSENIGVMAATRVYSTAAYWAAAAFALLFGLCPKFGAVVAAIPGGVLGGITVILYGMIGLLGAQIWINAGVDLRNPLNLVPAAAGIIIGVGNVTLEFTDTFSLSGIALGTIVVITGYHVLRALAPAHLKTQEPLLDSGTSAYDTPPGGGPKDGESGTGK from the coding sequence ATGGATCTCGGTGTGCGCTGGAAGCTGCACGGTGACGGACGGACCCCCGCCCCGGGCGCCGTCGTCCGGCCGGACGAGCGGCTTTCGTGGCCGCGGACGTTCGGTCTGGGCGCGCAGCATGTGGTGGCGATGTTCGGGGCGTCGTTCGTCGCACCCGTGCTGATGGGTCTGGACCCCAACCTCGCGATCATGATGTCCGGGGTCGCGACGGCCATCTTCCTGCTCGCCACCAAGGGCCGGGTGCCCAGCTATCTGGGCTGTTCGCTGTCCTTCGTGGGCGTCGCCGCGGTGATCCGGGCGCAGGGCGGTACCAGCGCGACGGTGACCGGCGCGGTGTTCGTGGTCGGCGTGGCGCTGTTCCTGGTCGGCGTCGCGGTGCAGCGGTTCGGGGCGCGGATCATCCACGCGGCGATGCCGCCGATCGTGACGGGCGCGGTCGTCATGCTGATCGGCTTCAACCTCGCACCGGTCACGGCCGCCACGTACTGGCCGCAGGACCAGTGGACGGCCCTGCTGACGATGCTGTTCACGGGCCTGGCCGTGGTGTGTCTGCGGGGCTTCTGGTCACGGATCGCGATCTTCCTCGGGCTGATCTTCGGGTACGCCGTCTCCTGGCTGTTCGACCTGGTCTTCGGGCGTATCCACTCCAACGACGGCTCAGGCAAGGTGGTCGACCACTGGCGGCTGGACCTGTCGGCGGTGGGCCCGGCGGACTGGGTCGGGCTGCCGTCCTTCCACGGCCCGTCGTTCGAGTGGTCCGCGATCCTGGTCGCGCTTCCTGTCGTCATCGCGCTGGTCGCGGAGAACGCGGGCCATGTGAAGGCGGTCGGCGAGATGACCGGTGACCCGCTGGACGACAAGCTGGGTACCGCGATCTCGGCCGACGGCGCCGCGTCGATGCTGTCCACCGCGGTCGGCGGGCCGCCCAACACCACGTACTCCGAGAACATCGGGGTGATGGCCGCGACCCGGGTCTACTCGACGGCCGCGTACTGGGCGGCGGCCGCCTTCGCGCTGCTGTTCGGGCTCTGCCCCAAGTTCGGCGCGGTGGTGGCCGCGATCCCCGGCGGGGTGCTCGGCGGGATCACCGTGATCCTCTACGGGATGATCGGGCTGCTCGGCGCGCAGATCTGGATCAACGCGGGGGTCGATCTGCGCAATCCGCTGAATCTGGTGCCCGCCGCGGCCGGCATCATCATCGGCGTCGGCAACGTCACCCTGGAGTTCACCGACACCTTCTCCCTGAGCGGTATCGCGCTGGGCACCATCGTCGTGATCACCGGCTACCACGTGCTGCGCGCGCTGGCCCCCGCCCATCTCAAGACCCAGGAGCCGTTGCTGGACTCGGGCACGTCCGCGTACGACACCCCGCCCGGCGGCGGTCCGAAGGACGGGGAGAGCGGCACCGGGAAGTAG
- a CDS encoding MFS transporter, whose amino-acid sequence MGSTGSGKTHDITEVRRARFAVAAVFCVHGAVTGSFATRVPWIADHASVSAGQLGVALAFPAIGAALAMPLAGRISHRFGARAALRGLLALWTLALVLPALAPNLLTLCAALLVYGASAGMSDVAMNALGIDIENRLGKSIMSGLHGWWSVGALVGSAGGTLAAHLGTDARIHHALAALVLTALGLLACRHVLDLRARADEEPPPRFSLPPRSALLIGMVGFCAVFAEGASLDWSAVYLRDVLGSSAGLAAASTTGFTLTMAVARIAGDRIVDRFGAVRTVRVSGALATLGGLLVVTGNNAAVVMSGFALLGLGVAVVVPLAFAAAGRSGPNASQAIAGVATVTYTSGLIAPSAIGTLADLTSLVVSFGVVTVLAFGLIAFAGVLRSAERTTAPAGITPAETAVPDPRA is encoded by the coding sequence ATGGGCAGCACGGGGAGCGGGAAGACGCACGACATCACGGAGGTGCGCCGGGCGAGGTTCGCCGTGGCGGCGGTGTTCTGTGTGCACGGCGCGGTGACGGGTTCGTTCGCCACCCGGGTGCCGTGGATCGCGGACCACGCGTCCGTGAGCGCGGGCCAGTTGGGGGTGGCGCTCGCCTTCCCGGCGATCGGCGCGGCACTGGCGATGCCGCTCGCGGGCCGGATCAGCCACCGGTTCGGCGCGCGGGCCGCGCTGCGCGGGCTGCTGGCCCTGTGGACCCTGGCGCTGGTACTGCCCGCGCTCGCGCCGAACCTGCTGACGCTGTGCGCCGCGCTCCTGGTCTACGGGGCCAGCGCGGGGATGTCGGACGTGGCGATGAACGCGCTGGGCATCGACATCGAGAACCGGCTCGGCAAGTCGATCATGTCCGGGCTGCACGGCTGGTGGAGCGTGGGCGCCCTGGTCGGCTCGGCGGGCGGCACCCTCGCCGCCCATCTGGGCACCGACGCACGTATCCATCACGCCCTGGCCGCCCTGGTGCTGACCGCGCTCGGGCTGCTCGCCTGCCGCCACGTACTGGATCTGCGGGCGCGGGCGGACGAGGAGCCGCCGCCGCGGTTCTCGCTGCCGCCGCGTTCGGCGCTGCTGATCGGCATGGTCGGCTTCTGCGCGGTGTTCGCGGAGGGCGCGAGCCTCGACTGGTCGGCGGTGTACCTGCGGGACGTGCTCGGCTCCTCGGCCGGTCTCGCGGCGGCGTCGACCACGGGCTTCACCCTGACGATGGCGGTGGCGCGGATCGCGGGCGACCGGATCGTGGACCGGTTCGGCGCGGTACGCACGGTACGGGTGAGCGGCGCGCTCGCCACCCTCGGCGGGCTGCTGGTCGTGACGGGGAACAACGCGGCGGTGGTCATGAGCGGGTTCGCGCTGCTGGGCCTCGGGGTCGCGGTCGTCGTGCCGCTGGCGTTCGCGGCGGCCGGGCGCAGCGGCCCGAACGCGAGTCAGGCCATCGCGGGGGTCGCGACCGTCACCTACACCTCGGGGCTCATCGCGCCGTCGGCGATCGGGACGCTCGCGGATCTGACGAGCCTGGTGGTGTCGTTCGGGGTGGTGACGGTGCTGGCGTTCGGGCTGATCGCCTTCGCGGGGGTGCTGCGGTCGGCGGAACGGACCACGGCCCCCGCGGGGATCACCCCCGCGGAGACGGCGGTTCCCGACCCGCGGGCCTGA
- a CDS encoding ROK family transcriptional regulator, whose protein sequence is MPASPSTARAINDRLALRLLQSEGPLTAAQLKQLTGLSRPSVSDLVERLQDSGLITVVGEAGAERRGPNARLYGIVAEYAYLGALDVRTHSVAVVVADLLGRVRAEAAAPVPAGTATEEAVDRAVALVERAVRRAGAPALHSVGIGAPGLIDPVTGVLRGASGLPAWHRGLMAALQERVPASVLVENETNLAALAEQRAGAARDRDTFVLLWLDHGVGAAVVLDGVLRRGASGGTGEIGFLPVPGTGGLPSATSCDGGFHTLAGSAAVVALAARHGLTAEPQPHEPPAAAVVRAAVAAAATDAGAPDADAFLDELAGRIALAAASVTAVLDPGCVVLGGEVGHAGGAGLAARVGARLAAMSPLPTEVRAGELGGSGVLRGALFTARDAAQDELFSPPAPFDGPRTLVRKSANVTRPTARSGAR, encoded by the coding sequence ATGCCCGCATCCCCGAGTACGGCCCGCGCCATCAACGACCGGCTCGCGCTGCGGCTGCTCCAGAGCGAGGGCCCGCTGACCGCGGCCCAGCTCAAACAGCTCACCGGACTGTCCCGGCCGAGCGTCTCCGACCTCGTCGAACGACTCCAGGACAGCGGTCTGATCACCGTCGTCGGGGAGGCCGGCGCCGAGCGGCGCGGCCCCAACGCCCGGCTCTACGGGATCGTCGCCGAGTACGCGTACCTGGGCGCGCTCGACGTGCGCACCCACAGCGTCGCCGTCGTCGTCGCCGATCTGCTCGGGCGGGTCCGCGCCGAGGCGGCGGCACCCGTCCCCGCCGGGACGGCCACCGAGGAGGCCGTGGACCGGGCCGTCGCCCTGGTCGAGCGGGCCGTCCGCAGGGCCGGGGCCCCGGCCCTGCACAGCGTCGGCATCGGCGCGCCCGGTCTGATCGATCCGGTGACCGGGGTGCTGCGCGGTGCCTCGGGACTGCCCGCCTGGCACCGGGGACTGATGGCCGCCCTCCAGGAACGCGTGCCCGCCTCGGTCCTCGTGGAGAACGAGACCAATCTCGCGGCCCTCGCCGAACAGCGCGCCGGAGCGGCCCGGGACCGCGACACCTTCGTCCTGCTCTGGCTGGACCACGGCGTGGGCGCGGCCGTCGTCCTGGACGGCGTCCTGCGCCGGGGAGCCTCCGGTGGCACCGGCGAGATCGGTTTCCTGCCGGTGCCGGGCACCGGCGGTCTGCCCTCCGCCACCTCCTGCGACGGCGGGTTCCACACCCTCGCCGGGTCGGCGGCCGTCGTCGCGCTCGCCGCCCGCCACGGGCTGACGGCCGAGCCGCAGCCGCACGAGCCGCCCGCCGCCGCCGTGGTCCGCGCGGCGGTGGCCGCGGCGGCCACGGACGCGGGTGCCCCGGACGCGGACGCGTTCCTGGACGAACTCGCCGGACGGATCGCGCTCGCCGCCGCGTCCGTCACCGCCGTCCTCGACCCCGGCTGCGTGGTGCTCGGCGGCGAGGTCGGCCATGCCGGGGGAGCCGGACTCGCCGCCCGGGTCGGCGCCCGCCTCGCCGCGATGTCACCCCTGCCCACCGAGGTGAGAGCGGGGGAGCTGGGCGGCTCGGGTGTGCTGCGGGGCGCCCTGTTCACCGCCCGGGACGCCGCTCAGGACGAGCTGTTCTCCCCGCCCGCCCCCTTCGACGGCCCGCGGACGCTGGTCAGGAAATCCGCGAACGTCACCCGCCCGACCGCGCGTTCCGGGGCCAGATGA
- a CDS encoding SDR family oxidoreductase, whose amino-acid sequence MTTMLVTGGTGTLGRLVVERLRGAGHEVRVLSRSSQPYAVDLVKGTGPLDDAVTGVEVVVHCASGRRGDEAAAWNLIEAARRAGVRHLVYISIVGVDRVPFGYYRAKHAVEGRIASSGLGWTVLRATQFHDLVLTLLTALARPPVMFVPAGVADQPVEVREVADRLAQLAAGEPAGRVPDLGGPQVLEFRELAAAYQAAGGRRRRIVPVRLPGKLVGALRSGAHLAPERAVGRVTFADFLTSVRGPSKGAGGENSSS is encoded by the coding sequence ATGACGACGATGCTGGTGACCGGGGGGACGGGCACGCTCGGCAGGCTGGTGGTGGAGCGGCTGCGGGGCGCGGGGCACGAGGTCCGGGTGCTGAGCCGGTCCTCGCAGCCGTACGCGGTCGACCTGGTCAAGGGCACCGGGCCGCTGGACGACGCGGTCACCGGGGTGGAGGTGGTCGTGCACTGCGCGAGCGGGCGGCGCGGGGACGAGGCGGCGGCGTGGAACCTGATCGAGGCGGCCCGCCGGGCCGGGGTGCGGCATCTGGTGTACATCTCGATCGTCGGCGTCGACCGGGTGCCGTTCGGGTACTACCGCGCGAAGCACGCGGTGGAGGGGCGGATCGCGTCGTCGGGGCTCGGCTGGACCGTGCTGCGCGCGACCCAGTTCCACGATCTGGTGCTGACCCTGCTGACGGCGCTCGCCAGGCCGCCGGTGATGTTCGTGCCGGCGGGTGTCGCGGACCAGCCGGTCGAGGTGCGGGAGGTCGCGGACCGGCTGGCTCAGCTGGCGGCCGGGGAGCCCGCCGGGCGGGTGCCCGACCTGGGCGGGCCGCAGGTGCTGGAGTTCCGGGAGCTGGCGGCGGCGTATCAGGCGGCCGGTGGGCGACGGCGGCGGATCGTGCCGGTACGGCTGCCGGGGAAGCTGGTGGGGGCGCTGCGCTCAGGTGCTCATCTGGCCCCGGAACGCGCGGTCGGGCGGGTGACGTTCGCGGATTTCCTGACCAGCGTCCGCGGGCCGTCGAAGGGGGCGGGCGGGGAGAACAGCTCGTCCTGA
- the ribD gene encoding bifunctional diaminohydroxyphosphoribosylaminopyrimidine deaminase/5-amino-6-(5-phosphoribosylamino)uracil reductase RibD yields MATPAETAAMRHAIALAARALGATSPNPVVGCVLLDARGEVVGEGHHQRAGGPHAEIHALRAAGERARGATAVVTLEPCDHTGRTGPCSQALVAAGVTRVVYAVGDPDPAATGGGATLRAAGVDVETGVLAAEAAAGNAAWLTSVRRGRPHVTWKYAATLDGRTAAADGTSRWISSAESRADVHRLRAESDAVVVGSGTARADDPHLAVRGVEGAVQPLRVVVDTSATAVRPGARVLDDAAPTLVAIAEDAPAPAYPHRPADPGARPGTVRLPRAPGGGLAVPALLAELHARGVRSVLLEGGAALAGAFVAAGAVDRVIGYLAPVLLGAGPAALDGAGITTLPEALRLDMTEAVRIGADLRITAVPRTGSGSGTAGRPTSTKEI; encoded by the coding sequence GTGGCCACCCCAGCCGAAACAGCCGCCATGCGGCACGCGATCGCGCTCGCCGCGCGCGCACTCGGCGCCACGAGCCCCAATCCCGTCGTCGGCTGTGTACTCCTCGACGCCCGGGGCGAGGTCGTCGGCGAGGGCCACCACCAGCGCGCGGGCGGACCGCACGCCGAGATCCACGCCCTGCGCGCCGCCGGGGAACGCGCCCGGGGCGCCACCGCCGTCGTCACCCTCGAACCCTGCGACCACACCGGCCGCACCGGCCCCTGCTCACAGGCCCTCGTCGCCGCCGGGGTCACCCGCGTGGTCTACGCCGTCGGCGACCCAGACCCGGCCGCCACCGGCGGCGGCGCGACCCTCCGCGCGGCCGGTGTCGACGTCGAGACGGGCGTCCTCGCCGCCGAGGCCGCCGCCGGGAACGCCGCCTGGCTCACCTCCGTACGCCGTGGCCGCCCCCATGTGACCTGGAAGTACGCCGCCACCCTCGACGGCCGCACCGCCGCCGCCGACGGCACCAGCCGCTGGATCAGCTCCGCCGAGTCCCGCGCCGACGTCCACCGGCTGCGCGCCGAGTCCGACGCCGTGGTCGTCGGCTCCGGCACCGCCCGCGCCGACGACCCGCATCTCGCGGTCCGCGGCGTCGAGGGCGCCGTCCAGCCGCTGCGGGTCGTCGTCGACACCTCCGCCACCGCCGTACGGCCGGGCGCCCGGGTCCTGGACGACGCCGCGCCCACCCTCGTCGCCATCGCCGAGGACGCCCCCGCCCCCGCCTACCCCCACCGCCCGGCCGACCCCGGCGCACGGCCCGGGACCGTACGGCTGCCGCGCGCCCCCGGCGGCGGGCTCGCCGTCCCCGCGCTGCTCGCCGAGCTGCACGCCCGGGGCGTGCGGTCCGTGCTGCTGGAGGGCGGGGCGGCCCTCGCCGGGGCCTTCGTCGCCGCCGGGGCGGTGGACCGTGTCATCGGCTATCTGGCGCCCGTCCTGCTCGGCGCCGGACCGGCCGCCCTGGACGGCGCAGGAATCACCACCCTCCCCGAAGCGTTGCGGCTCGACATGACGGAGGCAGTCCGTATCGGAGCCGACCTCCGGATCACCGCGGTCCCCCGGACCGGGTCCGGGTCCGGGACCGCGGGCCGTCCCACCTCCACGAAGGAGATCTGA
- a CDS encoding riboflavin synthase, which produces MFTGIVEELGHVTAIEELGDASRFRLRGAVVTQDAGHGDSIAVNGVCLTVVELTGDEFTADVMAETLSRSSLGDLTVGSRVNLERPTAVGDRLGGHIVQGHVDGTGRIIAREPSEHWEIVTVSLPDTLSRYVVEKGSITVDGVSLTVVDAGTDRFTISLIPTTLALTTLGLKQPGDPVNLEVDVIAKYVERLLGARGGAG; this is translated from the coding sequence GTGTTCACCGGAATCGTCGAAGAGCTGGGACACGTCACCGCGATCGAGGAGCTCGGTGACGCCTCCCGCTTCCGGCTGCGTGGCGCCGTCGTCACCCAGGACGCCGGGCACGGCGACTCCATCGCGGTGAACGGGGTCTGTCTGACCGTCGTGGAGCTCACCGGTGACGAGTTCACCGCCGACGTGATGGCGGAGACCCTGAGCCGCTCCAGCCTCGGCGACCTGACCGTCGGCTCCCGGGTCAACCTGGAACGGCCCACCGCCGTCGGCGACCGGCTCGGCGGCCACATCGTGCAGGGCCATGTCGACGGCACCGGCCGGATCATCGCCCGCGAGCCCTCGGAGCACTGGGAGATCGTCACCGTCTCCCTCCCGGACACCCTCTCCCGCTACGTCGTGGAGAAGGGCTCCATCACCGTCGACGGAGTGAGCCTCACCGTCGTCGACGCGGGCACCGACCGCTTCACCATCAGCCTCATCCCCACCACCCTCGCCCTGACCACGCTCGGCCTCAAGCAGCCCGGCGACCCGGTCAACCTGGAGGTCGACGTGATCGCCAAGTACGTCGAGCGGCTGCTCGGCGCCCGAGGGGGTGCCGGATGA
- a CDS encoding nicotinamide mononucleotide transporter family protein, whose amino-acid sequence MSALDWLQSEAFAVLGQRVIWSDMIGNTIGLIALALGWRRSIWTWPAQLVSGVILVAAYASAELAGGVGKQLLVIGVAVWGWRQWTNGRQQAQDGSIAVRFATWRERGLLLGGTVLGTAAVGLLFTAVPSLSWNPWPDAYIFVGTLAAMVAQARGLIEFWFAWLLVDLVGVPLAFSSGLAFSGLVYVIYLALVLWGMRDWWLRSRAATPPTLNGAPA is encoded by the coding sequence ATGAGCGCGCTCGACTGGCTCCAGAGCGAGGCGTTCGCCGTCCTCGGCCAGCGCGTCATCTGGTCCGACATGATCGGCAACACCATCGGGCTGATCGCCCTCGCGCTCGGCTGGCGCCGCTCCATCTGGACCTGGCCCGCCCAGCTGGTGTCCGGGGTGATCCTGGTCGCCGCCTACGCCTCCGCCGAACTCGCGGGCGGTGTCGGCAAGCAGCTCCTTGTCATCGGGGTCGCCGTCTGGGGCTGGCGCCAGTGGACCAACGGACGGCAGCAGGCCCAGGACGGCTCCATCGCCGTGCGCTTCGCCACCTGGCGCGAACGCGGACTGCTGCTCGGCGGCACCGTTCTCGGCACCGCCGCCGTAGGACTGCTCTTCACCGCCGTGCCCAGCCTGTCGTGGAACCCGTGGCCCGACGCGTACATCTTCGTCGGCACCCTCGCCGCGATGGTCGCCCAGGCCCGCGGTCTGATCGAGTTCTGGTTCGCCTGGCTCCTCGTCGACCTCGTCGGCGTCCCCCTGGCGTTCAGCAGCGGCCTCGCCTTCTCGGGCCTCGTCTACGTCATCTATCTCGCCCTCGTCCTGTGGGGCATGCGCGACTGGTGGCTGCGCTCCCGCGCGGCGACGCCGCCCACCCTGAATGGAGCCCCCGCATGA
- a CDS encoding bifunctional 3,4-dihydroxy-2-butanone-4-phosphate synthase/GTP cyclohydrolase II → MTTRPAPGVTPDQDPTGLPPSPWPTDPGADDAPRPLLDPVERAIRDIAAGRPVVVVDDEDRENEGDLVMAAEKATPEIVAFMMSECRGLICAPMEGPELDRLQLPQMVDHNTESLRTAFTVSVDASAAHGVTTGISAADRATTLRLLAEGTTTAGDLVRPGHVFPLRARPGGVLTRNGHTEAAVDLARLAGLRPAGAIVEIAGEDGRMLRLPELVPFARKHGLTIISIEDLIAYRRAAQEPAVRREARVRLPTEYGEFTAYGYRSTTDGVEHVALVHGDLGDGEDILVRVHSECLTGDVFHSLRCDCGPQLQASLARVAAEGRGVVVYLRGHEGRGIGLMSKLRAYELQERGHDTLDANLELGLPADARDYGAGARILKDLGVRGLRLLTNNPEKTDALVRHGLTVHGREPMPVTAGEHNLRYLRTKRDRMGHDLPGLDTPVTTACGNQ, encoded by the coding sequence ATGACGACCCGCCCGGCCCCCGGTGTCACCCCGGACCAGGACCCGACCGGCCTTCCGCCGTCCCCCTGGCCCACGGACCCCGGGGCCGACGACGCCCCGCGTCCCCTCCTCGACCCCGTCGAGCGGGCCATCCGTGACATCGCGGCCGGCCGTCCGGTCGTCGTCGTGGACGACGAGGACCGCGAGAACGAGGGCGACCTCGTCATGGCCGCCGAGAAGGCGACCCCCGAGATCGTCGCCTTCATGATGAGCGAGTGCCGCGGTCTGATCTGCGCGCCCATGGAAGGCCCCGAGCTCGACCGCCTCCAGCTCCCGCAGATGGTCGACCACAACACCGAGTCCCTGCGGACCGCGTTCACCGTCTCCGTCGACGCGAGCGCCGCCCACGGCGTCACCACCGGCATCTCCGCCGCCGACCGCGCCACCACCCTGCGGCTGCTCGCCGAGGGCACCACCACGGCCGGCGACCTCGTCCGCCCCGGTCATGTCTTCCCGCTGCGCGCCCGCCCCGGCGGAGTGCTCACCCGTAACGGCCACACCGAGGCCGCCGTCGACCTCGCCCGGCTCGCCGGACTGCGGCCCGCCGGAGCCATCGTCGAGATCGCGGGCGAGGACGGCCGGATGCTGCGGCTGCCCGAACTCGTCCCCTTCGCCCGCAAGCACGGCCTCACGATCATCTCCATCGAGGACCTGATCGCCTACCGCCGTGCCGCCCAGGAACCCGCCGTCCGCCGCGAGGCCCGGGTACGGCTGCCCACCGAGTACGGCGAGTTCACCGCGTACGGCTACCGCTCCACCACCGACGGCGTCGAACATGTCGCCCTCGTCCACGGCGACCTCGGCGACGGCGAGGACATCCTGGTCCGCGTCCACTCCGAGTGCCTCACCGGTGACGTCTTCCACTCGCTGCGCTGCGACTGCGGCCCCCAGCTCCAGGCGTCCCTGGCCCGGGTCGCCGCCGAGGGCCGCGGCGTCGTCGTCTATCTGCGCGGCCACGAGGGCCGCGGCATCGGTCTGATGTCCAAACTGCGCGCCTACGAACTCCAGGAGCGCGGCCACGACACCCTCGACGCCAACCTCGAACTCGGACTGCCCGCCGACGCCCGCGACTACGGCGCGGGCGCCCGCATCCTGAAGGACCTCGGCGTCCGCGGTCTGCGGCTGCTCACCAACAACCCCGAGAAGACCGACGCCCTGGTCCGCCACGGCCTCACCGTCCACGGCCGGGAACCGATGCCCGTCACCGCCGGGGAGCACAACCTGCGCTATCTGCGCACCAAGCGCGACCGCATGGGCCACGACCTGCCAGGGCTGGACACCCCCGTCACCACCGCCTGCGGCAACCAGTGA
- the ribH gene encoding 6,7-dimethyl-8-ribityllumazine synthase, whose product MSGKGAPELTVKNCGDLRVAVIAAQWHDKVMDGLVDGALRALRELGIDEPTLLRVPGSFELPVVAKVLAGRGYDAIVALGVVIRGGTPHFEYVCQGVTQGLTQVAVDSGVPIGFGVLTCDTEEQALDRAGIEGSREDKGHEAVTAAVATATTLRTVAEPWR is encoded by the coding sequence GTGAGCGGCAAGGGCGCACCCGAACTGACCGTGAAGAACTGCGGGGACCTGCGGGTCGCCGTGATCGCGGCCCAGTGGCACGACAAGGTCATGGACGGGCTGGTCGACGGCGCCCTGCGCGCCCTGCGTGAACTCGGCATCGACGAGCCGACCCTGCTGCGGGTGCCCGGCAGCTTCGAACTGCCCGTCGTCGCCAAGGTCCTCGCGGGCCGCGGCTACGACGCGATCGTCGCCCTCGGCGTCGTCATCCGCGGCGGCACCCCCCACTTCGAGTACGTGTGCCAGGGCGTCACCCAGGGCCTCACCCAGGTCGCCGTCGACTCCGGGGTCCCCATCGGCTTCGGCGTCCTGACCTGCGACACCGAGGAGCAGGCACTCGACCGCGCGGGGATCGAGGGCTCCCGCGAGGACAAGGGACACGAGGCGGTCACCGCCGCCGTCGCGACGGCCACCACCCTGCGTACCGTCGCCGAACCCTGGCGGTGA
- a CDS encoding phosphoribosyl-ATP diphosphatase has protein sequence MSKKTFEELFTELQQKAAHGDPATSRTAELVDKGVHAIGKKVVEEAAEVWMAAEYEGKEAAAEEISQLLYHVQVMMVARGISLDDVYAHL, from the coding sequence ATGTCCAAGAAGACGTTCGAGGAGCTCTTCACGGAGCTCCAGCAGAAGGCCGCCCACGGCGACCCCGCCACCTCACGCACCGCCGAACTGGTCGACAAGGGCGTCCACGCCATCGGCAAGAAGGTCGTCGAGGAGGCCGCCGAGGTGTGGATGGCAGCCGAGTACGAGGGCAAGGAAGCCGCCGCCGAGGAGATCTCGCAGCTGCTGTACCACGTCCAGGTGATGATGGTCGCGCGCGGGATCTCCCTCGACGACGTGTACGCCCATCTGTAG
- the hisG gene encoding ATP phosphoribosyltransferase: MLRIAVPNKGSLSGPASAMLHEAGYQQRRESKELVIVDPDNEVEFFYLRPRDIAIYVSSGRLDIGITGRDLLIDSGADAEEILPLGFARSTFRFAGKPGTASAIEDLSGLTVATSYEGIVAKHLADHGVDASVVHLDGAVETAIELGVAQVIADVVETGTSLRNAGLEVFGEPIMTSEAIVIRRTGAAADEAKAGQFLRRLQGVLVARTYVMMDYDCRAEHLEQAVALTPGLESPTVSPLHNEGWVAVRAMVPAKEAQRIMDDLYDIGARAILTTAIHACRL, encoded by the coding sequence ATGCTGCGCATCGCCGTCCCCAACAAGGGTTCACTGTCCGGACCTGCGTCGGCGATGCTCCATGAGGCCGGCTACCAGCAGCGGCGCGAGTCCAAGGAACTCGTCATCGTCGACCCGGACAACGAGGTCGAGTTCTTCTATCTGCGCCCCCGGGACATCGCGATCTACGTCTCCTCCGGGCGGCTCGACATCGGGATCACCGGCCGCGATCTGCTGATCGACTCCGGCGCCGACGCCGAGGAGATCCTGCCGCTCGGCTTCGCCCGCTCCACCTTCCGCTTCGCCGGCAAGCCCGGCACCGCGAGCGCCATCGAGGACCTCTCCGGACTCACCGTCGCCACCTCCTACGAGGGCATCGTCGCCAAGCACCTCGCGGACCACGGGGTCGACGCGTCCGTCGTCCACCTCGACGGCGCCGTCGAGACCGCGATCGAACTCGGGGTCGCCCAGGTCATCGCCGATGTCGTGGAGACCGGCACCTCGCTGCGCAACGCGGGCCTGGAGGTCTTCGGCGAGCCGATCATGACCTCCGAGGCCATCGTGATCCGCCGCACCGGGGCCGCCGCCGACGAGGCCAAGGCGGGCCAGTTCCTCCGCCGCCTCCAGGGCGTCCTGGTGGCCCGCACCTACGTGATGATGGACTACGACTGCCGCGCCGAACACCTGGAGCAGGCCGTCGCCCTCACCCCCGGTCTGGAGTCCCCGACCGTGTCGCCGCTGCACAACGAGGGCTGGGTCGCCGTCCGCGCGATGGTCCCCGCCAAGGAAGCCCAGCGGATCATGGACGACCTCTACGACATCGGGGCGCGGGCCATCCTCACCACGGCCATCCACGCCTGCCGTCTCTGA